The following DNA comes from Triticum aestivum cultivar Chinese Spring chromosome 3D, IWGSC CS RefSeq v2.1, whole genome shotgun sequence.
GAGACGCCGACGCTCCTCGACGACGAGCTCCAAATTATCCAGGAGGAGCTCGACCATGTACACCTCATCGACGTGCACCACCTCGAGACGCTCGAAGGCCTCCTGATTCTCCCGCACCTCGCGACGGGAAACCACTCGagggtcgatggcgaggaactCGAGGACATCACGGCCGCTACGAGTGAAGTTGATCTTCGCCCGACTGCCGTAGAGACTCACCGCCTGCTCCGCCGACTGGAAGGAGTCAATCCAGTACCGGCGACCGGTGTTTTGGTCCTTTATTTACAAAGCCCATGCCTCCTACGGCCGCTGCCACATGCCGTAGTACTTCCTCTTCAGCGGCGGCTGTAGCAAGTCAGTGTAGGAGCGAGAGGGTGACGCGTCGCCGCATGCTCGGATCGCCTGCGTGTTGCGGTACGTATCGACACTTCAAATCAGCGGTGGTAACCTCTGACGGCTAAATCCTGCCATTTCGGGGGAGTCGAGGGCGGCACCGGTTAATTGGAAGTGCCAGGCATGGGAGGGCGAGTGCTATGCTGGATTTTGGCGGCGCGGACGTCGATGTAGTACAAGCGCGGGGAAGGGGTGATATATCCTGAGATTGAGCCACGGTAGAAGCTAGGAGTAAAAGTTTCGAGCAGTTAAGCCGGATTAAGGTTTGGCTAGGTCCGGTTTAACTCTTGAAAACGAATTTTGTACCCCCTTACCCGGTTTTGAGGGACTATTGCTATAGTTGTTCTGACTCCACAAACACTATAGAGAAACATTTGAACATTTCGAGACAGGAAGTGGCACTTGGAAAGTTGCAGCTACATCGGCCTCAGTGTTGGGAGACGGTAGGGACTACATGGAGCTTTTGGTTATTGAGTGCAACCACTGGGAGACGGTAGCATGGGATATATACAACCGATTTAGATGACGATCCAATAATAGAATAGGAATTTAGTCATCTTGTCTTGTTTTTTTGCCGATTGTAGCCTTTTTTTCTCCCTTTGTGCACCTTCCGAGAGCTGCACTGGATGTCAGACTTTGTTTTGATTGGCACTTTTAATAAGATATCCGCATGCACAAGAAAAAACATCGGCCTCCCTCTTGCTGTCCATGTGAAAGTAAAGCTAAGACTCACATCGAGGGCTCTGGCCACGTGAATATCACCTGATCATGAGAGTGATTGCTCGAGGAAACACTAGTGAGACCACATACACGCAGACTTTACAGAGATGCGACGATGGTAGATCTTCGTCTTAAAGGCTGCCGTGTGCCGTCCCCTGAAAAGGGTGCAACACGCTTGGGAGTTTCTTCAGAACTTGTCTACACGCTGCAACGAACCAACCGCATTTGCGGCTGCTCTCTTCACCTGCATGGATCAAGGAAAATCAGCAATGTCACTCTGCATGGTGAAAGCTGAAAGTCTGGTGGATGGATGTGCTAACCTCACATCTCGCTACTACAGGGTGCAAAGCGAAACCAAGTGGTAACCTTGAAGCGGTGGCTCACACTTTGCTTCGAACGGGAAATACCTTCCAAGTTTACGCACTGATGGATGCATGCATGGATAACAAAAATATATTAGTAACGTTGCAATTTTAGATGCTGGGGATATAAGGAGACACGCATCACCATTGTCATAGATGAGATCAGCTGCTCTAGGAGGCAAGTCGCTCCTCAGGACTCCTTCTCTCACTTTGGCGTGTGTCTCGGCCTCGTGCTGGAACATGGAGACTAGCTGCTGGAGCTCCAACTTTCTCACTTGGACCTGCTCATCACTGACCGGTTTCTGCAGTCCGAAATAGACGATTCCGACGATGATCAGCATGAACCCAATCACGAACAGAAGCCCGGAGAACAATGCAAAAGCATATGGAGTGTTTTTAGCTCCTGGGATGCCGTCCACGTTGATCCCAAACAATCCGGTGATGATTGACAGAATGAGGCCACACCCACCAAAAATGGTCAGGTTATGTGTGATGCGAAGGCTCTTATCCTGAGTATCACAACAACCGATCGAGTTCATAGCTCATACTTCCATATATCATAGAAAAGGTACAGGCAGTCATATTACTTGTTAGCATACCCACAATTTTTTTTACTTGTTAGCAAACTACGGTTCATGTTGTCGCTtatcaattactccctccgttcctaaatataagtcttttttagagatttcaatagacACTACATACGGAGcgaaacgagtgaatctacactctaaaatatgtctaaatacatctgtatgtagtctgtatcgaaatctctaaaaagacttagatttagaaatggagggagtagtacaaaaATTCCAATCAGATCCCACAAGAGTGAGTCTGCCAAAGTATTTACCTGCAACCAGGCACGCACAGTGCTCTGCATCACATCCTGGATGGTGAACAACCGGCCACGGACAGCCTCTTGCTCTTCTATCATTTGCCTTGTGTCTTTCCTGATACCTTCAAGCAAGAACCTGGTGGCGGTTCCCCTCAGATACTGGAGCAGCTCAAATATTATCTCCTCTCTAGCATGCAGTGACCATTTCACCCTGATAACCTATTCACAAAATGCATTTAGTTCAAAcatattctttttttttttgagaaatacatATATTCATTATGTGTGTGTTTGGTTGCTAGCATAACAGCCATGCAGGCTCTGGGCGGCCAAATCCGGTCCACAAAGAGAAACATGCCTGCCCGCTCCTCAAAGCAAACCCTCAGCCTGGCCCGGGGGGAGCCCTCAAATCGGCGGTTTGCAGGCCCGAACCAGTATGGGAGCAACCAAACGAACTACACAACTCGGCTCAGACCTCGTATTAGCCCATACAGGCTCTACCGGGCCAGGTTTCCAGGAAGCCCAAAAATGCAGTGagtaaccaaacacgccctatatCCACTGTACTGAACTTACTCATTCTGAATATACATACCTGAGTGGCTAACCTTCTAATGTCTTGGTTAAATATTATGCACAGCAGGTTTAGGTCTTCTTGATTTCTCCTGAACATGCTCATACTGTCACATAGTTCTAGCCAAAGAGGAAAGAGGTTCATGAAACCAAGGGTATTAAAGTATATAACTTACCTGTTTACAAATTTAACTTCAATTTCATCGGCTGCACCAAACACGTATTTGCGCCACAATCTGTCAGGTAAGTATGATGATGACTAGATGTTACAACACTGAGTAGTTGTGCTTCTTAAAAATTCAGTACCACCTGTCATCCCATCGAGCAAGGCGGGAGGCCAAATGCGCTACAACTTCATGGATACTTTTAGGAGCTGTGCTTCCACATGCAGAAAGAAGCTCCTGCAGCGAGCAAGACTATGCAGGTGAAGAGGAAAATTGACAGATTAGAGATGGTTCTTACTTGAAACTGTTCACTGAAAAATGGTACCTGAACCTCTGTAACCCCTATGACGTTAATGTTGGTCGCAGAACCTTTCACATGAAGCGCTGTTATCAGAAAATTTTGAGCTTGCCATGCACGGAGCACAATAGGAATGTCATCCTCGTCGCCGGCCGGATCGCCCACGGACTGGCCCAATAGCTCGAACAGCAAGCCGCCTGCAACTCTAACGGGGACCTGAGCGGTATGGATCGCCATGAATTATTTTGTCCACTAGATGGAGATGGTACACAAAGAATTATTAATTCAGGCCGTCACCTCGTACAGTAGATGCTTCATCTTCTCACTGATGAGCATGCTCTCGTCCCTGAGCGCCACGCGGATCGCCGGGTGCAGCCATCGCGCGCCGGCAAGCCAGGCGTCCACCGCCGGGTGTCCCGCCGTCACGTGGCACCACCAGGTCGGCCCCGCCGGCCTCTGCCAGTACGGCGCGGCGACATCGGCCACGGTGATATCGCAGCACTGGTCGCCGTCGTCCATGAGGCCGCCCATTCCCTGTCCGTCCCACGCCGCGTCCCCCTCCACCATCTCCACCAGCTCCGCTATCCTCCTCCACCCGATCGGCGCCCAGTAGCTCTCCGGCGACGCCTTGCCGTGCTTGCATGCCGGCCTCGGCTCCTCGCTGTCCTCCGAACCTACCGGTTGCCAATCTGTCTGTCAAGCGGGCTTTCTACCGCGAAATGGAATCAAACCAAGAAACATGCCTTGAGACGAAACGTCCCCCAACTTGGTGATGGGTAGTTTCGTGGGATCCATGGCTGAATGGTCTTTGGAGTATTGCGATGAGTTGTTCCGTGAGAGATTGGGCGGGCTAGCGAAGCCGTGGCCGCGGACGAACTCGAAGGCGCAGACGAGGCCTCCGGTCCACAGGTCGGACTGCGGCGAGGCTTCCTTGGTGGAGCTGCCGAGGCTGTGAATGATCTCTTTCCTGACGTTGCCGGGGAAGCTCCTGTGCCACAGAGGCTCGCCGTCCATCGTGTCGATCAGCAGCAGCAGAAGCCGGCGAACGCAACGGCGGCGATGTACGGGATATTTCAAGTTTGAAGCGGTCGCTCTTGTCAGCGGTTATGTGGGGGCGTGGAAGCGGGGGAGCGGGTGCCACATGTATCTACTTTTTGGGCGTGTCAGGCACGCGTGTCAGAGGGCTGGGAGGCGGTGCGCAAGGAGCCGACGCGACACGTGGCGTCCGCGGCGCTGTACCAGCTCCTTCTGTATGACTAGCTACGACTGTTCTTTGTAGGTGCTTCGTGGGACCTGTGCTGagtgacggagattttttttttgaaagatctaGCTTTATACTGGCTTTATAGATTTAGCAGAAGGGAGCGGtacaaagtttgatcaagtgaTCGGTGGCCGATAGAAAACATCGTGTGGACACGATGCAAAGCATCAAAACAATCTCAGCCATTATCTCGCAGGGCACTGTTGATCAGGTGTTTTGCTCCTGAAGACAACATCATTCCTCTCCTTCCAGAGCTCCTAGGTAACCAGAATGATCAAAGTCTTTATGCCCCACCGGTGCTCATTTGTTGCTTTCCTGATGATCGCCTGACAGATTGAAGTCCTGGTGACCAGACGGAGTGTTCCCGTGCATTAAGAGCTGAGCAACCCTCCCAGGAAGTGACCTCCCGCCACACTTGAGAGGACAAAGGACAGCTCCAGAATAGATGTACCGAGCACTCCAGGTTCCTCTGACAGAGCGCGTAGACGTAACCATTTGGCCAGCCTCTGCGCAGCAGACAGTCATTGCACCATAGCCGGTCCAGATGCAACAACCAGAAAAACATCTTAAGCTTTGCCGACGTCCATGGCTTCCAAATACAGGATCTGAGGCAAGTTTCTTCTGAGGCCTGAAACTGCACCTTGTATGCTGAACTCGTAGTGTAAGCCCCCTCCTTTTCTCTGAGCCAGCGAATCTTGTCTTGCCCGTATGGGTTGAGTTGCTTTCCGTGCACCAGCCTCCAAATCTCGAGGGTGTCGGTGGCGATTGCCAAAGTGTTGTCGTGTTGTAGGTCAGACAGGCACCTGTCGTTACTCAATGCATCAGCGGCCGTTCTATTCTTCCTTCTCGGGTGCTTGAAGATTGCCAGGAAACTTCACTGAAGCGGCTCAGTTCCAATCCAACGGCTCTTCCAGAAGCTCATCGTTCTGTTGTCCCCAATGGAGATGGCAGTGGCCCCGTGGAAAGCCTCCCGGTCTTGGTCGTCGCATGGGATGTCGAAACCCACCCATGGCCGTCGTGGAGACTGCCATTCCAAACATAGCCACCGCATTCTAAGTGCCCCGCTGAATTTTGACATATCCAGGATGCCAAGGCCCCCCTGCTCGGTCGGCGAGCACACTCTATTCCAGGCCACTTTGCATTTGCCTCCTCCTCCAGGTACCAAAGAAAACATCGTCGTGCCTTGTCCATCTCTTTCAGTATGTTTTTTGGGAATTTTAGAGCCGTCATTGCAAACGTTGGTAGGGCCGAAAGCACACTTCTGACAAGCACCCTCCGGCCTGCCAGGTTCATCAGCTTGCCCTTCCAACCCGCCAAGCGGCCACGTATATGATCTAAGATGAATTGGAGGTGGACGATCCATAGCTTGAGGGGGGAAATTGGCAGTCCTAGGTATGTGATTGGGAAAGCAACAGTTTGTCGCCGAAGCCGTGTAGCACTTCCGGCAAAATCGTCGGGTCACAACAGATGGGAGCCACTGTAGATCTACACTGGTTCAGGCACAGACCCGTTGCCTCCTCGAAATGGAGAAGAAGGTTGAGCAgcgtgacgatgacatgtacctagggtagggtcataggcctgacctagacaccctacccaaggacactgccctagagtcgAAGACATTCAAAGCACAAGAAGAGAAACCGACTGAATTGATcaaggagtgcaatccactcgaccttcaacctcactcggataccccaattccattcgaccaagatgaagtcacttgacgatacaagaaaccactcggaatGTAGAAGACCTaacgtcactcaggatggcaacggtcgggcattcactctgtagtcttaaagatcatttatacctctttattattggcgttaccagtaacgccctgccttaatgtacattgaaccctttgtaacgtgggctggctggggtcctggcgcactctatataagccaccccctccactggcatgagggttcgcacccctgtaactttcACGCATAATCTAGTCGACCAAGCCTCCGGACACTGAGACGTAGGGcctttacttcctccgagaagggcctgaacttgtaaacctTGCGGgcacaatctcaccgtagctaggatcttgcctcctcctacgtaccccctattctattgtcagacttactcccacgacagttggcgcctaccgtggggccggtgtcttagcgacttccggtgaggttgctaTCTTTCCGATCtgcatcatcatggtttctggcggtggtttggctgagggccgcgagatccgtctcggcgcgctcgttttcatcgccgacgactcctcctggctccaggaggcccccctcgatgtcgagaggctccccgtccgtggggcgacgcactttcgtgcATGCGTCCGCgacgtccttctgcggcagccgtcgacccagtatcggtcggctcccacaACATCTTCGCTCCCCGCCGCTCGCCGTCGTAAGCGATTTGGTCGAtcacggcttcagcggtgggtaaagcatgcggtggcccgtcagtcggccacccctcaagtcacggcaatcgagcccgacgaatctctctacggactATTCGACATGTCAACTGGTTCCGCCGAGACTctgtccgagtgcgacagcagtgaccctgcggcagaagtcctgatggtcgacacaCCGCGCAACCCTCCTGGTTTCcatcgcggcggcggcagcgatggCGATGGCGGCTCATCGCATGGTCACGAGGAATATCGTCCCAAAGCCCTCACGTCGTAGTAGAGGGATGAGCTGCACCCTCGCAACGTGGAGGCGCTCCACACTCCCATCATCGGAgagacctccgaggctcgggccttggaggcggcGCGCCTGGCCACTCTGGCTGAGCGCGTGCGCGTCTGGAGAACCTTCAACATtcactcgacgagcgcgctcgaCGACAGgtccccgaatccagtcgacgacatCGACAATTGTTCCCGCCtaaacctcaggtataccgcactccgatccagaatcttatAGCTACAGcccatatagcagagtcgattcagccgtcCCAATTagaggctggaagaggtttgatgcagTTCCGAGCGCTGCTTCGAGCGGCGGGTGAGCAAAACACAGCcgtttctcagtcgcgcaacaggatccaCAGCAGGTTCGTAGTGGCAGACACAGTCcaatcggctcacagcccaagatcgcctctgcgGCGTGAGGGCCGTGGGCACCGCCAGGAGCAGTACCTGGGtcggaaccatgagcagtatgatcaccgactcgtccgtgatgaccgccgtcgagtgcctacgccccctctGAGGGACGGATCGTACGTGCCCCGGCAGTATGATGACATGCGCCCGTATGGCGATGAGTGAAGGGTCCCAGTTGATCCAAGAGAGCCCGGGTTTGATGCAAGGTCAATTCTtgtgcaaggtctggtcgacagaaacCGAGCCCACAGAGAAGAACTCGACAAAGATCGTCtgactggcagcagagttcatgtctcggggcctgagtgtttcagcagagccatcagagccactGAGATCccacccaacttcaggttggcaacgggagtgagcaagttcaccggtgagtcgaagcctgacacttggctagaggattaattaccgagtggctgtgcagattggaggTGGCAATGACgatgtggccatgaagcacctccccctgatgttagagggttcggccagagcttggttgaatcaattAGCTCCCGGAAGTATTTTCAGTTGGGAAGAAttagcccgagtgtttgtcaggacatttgaaggCACTTGCAAATGGCCTGCAGGGCTGACcgaattgcagcattgtgtgcagaaaccgaatgaaactttgagggattacatccaaagGTGGACCACTCTGCATCACACAGCGGAAATGTGTCACAACACCAAGctgtttgcgccttcaaggagggtgttcggtacagagagcttaacctgaaattcggtcggacaggagatatgactctggcccgaatgatggaaatagccactcggtacgctaacgacgaagaagaagaccgactctgcAGTGGCAAGAACAAACCAATCGCCCAGGAtgccggaggagggaattccagtcggaagcagaagcacaAAGCCGAGCCCGCAGGTCCTGGTGAGGCCGCAGTTGTGACCCAAGGAAAAATCAAAGGAAAGCCTAAGGGGCCATGgatccccaagaaggtaaaagatcaagcgggaaatgatgtgctagatttgccgtgtcatatacacaccaagaaggatgaagaggggaacctgatttatcccaagcataccactcgacagtgtcgactcctaattcaGAGCTTCCGAGAGGGTCAGCCCAGTGAGAAAGAAAAATAATATGATAAGGATGAGGATaaagaggaggatgatggttaccccaatgtcaatgccactttagtgatttttgctgacatctAGAGCAAAAGTCGGCTGGAAGTtatcaacagagaggtgaacatggttgctccggcaacaacaacatatctgaagtggtcaaaaactcccattacattcgaccagtccgatcacccagtgcatgttgctacccccgggcggcaagcattggtggtcgacccagtcgttgggggcacccgactgaccaaagtcctgatggatggtggcagtggcttgaACATTTTGTACGCTGAGACCCtccaagggatgggcattccgatgtccaagcttagtgagagcaacatgcgGTTCCACGGAGTCATTCCGGGGAAGAAGgccgattcactcggccagatcactcttgatgtggttttcggtgattccaagaattaccgcaaggaaaagttgacatttgaggtcgtggacTTTCAtagtgcctaccatgctattctgggcaggcatgcatatgctcgtttcatggcttgactatgttacgtgtacctcaaattgaagatgcctggtcccagaggtgtgATTACAGTCACTGGAAATCAGTAGAGAGctgaagagtgcctccagaagggctcaaagattgccgatgaacagatggcagcagtagagATGCAAGAGtgccagaagaatgcagatccgagtgatttgttgcgtgctaagaagcctgcttcagagtccaCGTTTCAGTCGTCCGGGGAAACAAAgcaagttcacattcacccgaccgaccccaatgctgctccgactcatatttcaacaacactcaacagcaaataggaagaagcgctcatccagttcctccgtgagaactgggacatcttcgcatgaaaaccgtctaacatgccaggtgtacctagggaaTTGGCTGAGCACCgcttgcgagtcgacccaaaagcaaaacctgttAAAGAGCATCTCCATCGGTCTGCcatggagaagaggaaggcaattggcgaagatgtggctcggcttctggcagctgagttcatccgcgagatatacctctccgagtggctcaccaatgttgtcatggttcccaagaaagatgattcacttcatatgtgcatcgacttcaagcatatcaatcgggcctgcctgaaagatcatttccttctaccctgcatcgatcaaattgttgactcgacttcgggatgtgagcgtttgtcctttttggaagCATATtttgggtaccatcagatccgactgtatggacccgatgaaataaaaacagctttcatcaccccattcgggcgtttttgctatgttaccatgccttttggtctcaagaatgatggtgccacattcatgcgcatgattcagaagtgcttgctcactcaaatcagtcgtaatgtggaagcatacatggatgacatcatggtcaagtcacataaaggttccggcctactgactgacctcactgaaacctttgccaacttgagaagatatgatatcaagcttaacccgtcaaaatgcacattcggagtcccaggtggaaagttactcggtttccttgtttccgaacaAGGGATCGGTGCAAACCCATAGAAGGTTGgtgccatcctccgaatgaaacgccccgtgcatgtgctcgacgttcagaagcttaccggttgtttggccgctttgagtcgattcatttctcatctcggtgaaaaggcattacctctttactgactgatgaagaagtctgacaagtttgagtggactcctgaagctgaagcagcgtttgtagagctcaaagccctgctttccacccagccggtgcttgctgctccagtcagcAAAAAGCCTCTAGTACtgtatatagcagccactggacaggttgtcggcacagtgcttacggtcgagcgggaagaagaaggcaaagcctacaaagttcaacgcccagtgtactatatttctgaagtcttggctccgtccaagcagagatatccgcattatcagaagcttgtttgtggaatttatttgaccacgaagaaagttgcacactacttctctgaccactcagtttcagtcgtcagtgacgctccattatcagaaattctgaacaacagggatgcaaccggtcgagtggcaaagtgggcgattgaactccttccattggatatcaagtttgaggcaaagaaagcaatcaagtcccaagcgatagcagatttcctcgccgagtggattgaacagcaccaaccgactcagattcactcggaacattggactatgttctttgatggatccaagacgctgaatggttctggtgctggggtagtcctggtatccccaagaggcgacaaactcagttatgttctgcagattcactttgattcttccaacaacgaagctgaatatgaggcacttctgtatgggttgcgtatggccatttcactcggcttCCGACGCCTGATGGTTTACgacgactcagatttagtggtcaatcaagtgatgaaggagtgggatatcaGGAGCCTAGCTatgaccggttattgcaatgcagtaagaaagttcgaaaagaagtttgaggggttagagctccaccacataccccgaatcaagaatcaagcagcgGATGACCTGGCGAagttaggttccactcggaagcctatacccagcaatgtgtttttggagcatctcCATTCCCCGTCAgtccaagaggatcctttcacagaagatcccccgcaaccgaaaagttctaccgatccgactgagattgaagtcccggccgtggtcgacctaatcatggaagttttggtagtcactcccgactggacggtgccatacattgcgtatctGCTTAGGAAGGAACTTCtggaggatgaagatgaggcccgtCAGATTGTCCGTCGGTCCAAAGCCTTCATGGTGATAGGTGATcaactttacagagaaagtgtcacaggGGTCGCTCAGCGATgtatcacaccagaagaaggtcgaatgattctgaATGACATGcacttggggacctgtggtcaccatgcgtcctctcggaccatcgtggccaaagcataccgagcgggattctattggccgcgtgcaaatgagatggcaaaagatatagtcgacaagtgcgaaggctgcaagttctactcaaacatgtctcacaagcctgcatctaccttgaagactattccactcgtctagccGTTTGcttttgggggttggatatggttagACCCTTCAAGACcgacagaagtggtttcactcatttgcttgtggcagtcgacaaattcactaaatggatcgaggacaagcctatcaagaatcttgattcaAGCACCGCCATTAGTTTCATCAGCGAGCTGATATTCAAATATGGAGTTcctcacagtattatcacagataatggctccaactttgattctgatgagttcagagcattctCTGCTTCCGACGGCACTCGGGTTGATTACGCATCTgttgcacacccgcagtcgaatgggcaggcagaaagggcgaatggtttgatcgttcaagggctgaaaccccgactaatgcgtgacctcaagcatgctgctggagcttgggtgactgaattgCCGTCTGTCTTGTGGGGACTGAGAacaactccaaatcggtcgactgaccgaactcccttctgaaggaaatatgccctagaggcaataataaagttattatttatttccttatttcatgataaatgtttattattcatgctagaattgtattaaccggaaacataatacatgtgtgaatacatagacaaacatagtgtcactagtatgcctctacttgactagctcgttaatcaaagatggttaagtttcctaaccatagacatgagttgtcatttgattaacgggatcacatcatta
Coding sequences within:
- the LOC123074521 gene encoding zinc transport protein ZntB isoform X1, producing MVEGDAAWDGQGMGGLMDDGDQCCDITVADVAAPYWQRPAGPTWWCHVTAGHPAVDAWLAGARWLHPAIRVALRDESMLISEKMKHLLYEVPVRVAGGLLFELLGQSVGDPAGDEDDIPIVLRAWQAQNFLITALHVKGSATNINVIGVTEVQELLSACGSTAPKSIHEVVAHLASRLARWDDRLWRKYVFGAADEIEVKFVNRRNQEDLNLLCIIFNQDIRRLATQVIRVKWSLHAREEIIFELLQYLRGTATRFLLEGIRKDTRQMIEEQEAVRGRLFTIQDVMQSTVRAWLQDKSLRITHNLTIFGGCGLILSIITGLFGINVDGIPGAKNTPYAFALFSGLLFVIGFMLIIVGIVYFGLQKPVSDEQVQVRKLELQQLVSMFQHEAETHAKVREGVLRSDLPPRAADLIYDNVRKLGRYFPFEAKCEPPLQGYHLVSLCTL
- the LOC123074521 gene encoding uncharacterized protein isoform X2; its protein translation is MVEGDAAWDGQGMGGLMDDGDQCCDITVADVAAPYWQRPAGPTWWCHVTAGHPAVDAWLAGARWLHPAIRVALRDESMLISEKMKHLLYEVPVRVAGGLLFELLGQSVGDPAGDEDDIPIVLRAWQAQNFLITALHVKGSATNINVIGVTEVQELLSACGSTAPKSIHEVVAHLASRLARWDDRLWRKYVFGAADEIEVKFVNRRNQEDLNLLCIIFNQDIRRLATQVIRVKWSLHAREEIIFELLQYLRGTATRFLLEGIRKDTRQMIEEQEAVRGRLFTIQDVMQSTVRAWLQKPVSDEQVQVRKLELQQLVSMFQHEAETHAKVREGVLRSDLPPRAADLIYDNVRKLGRYFPFEAKCEPPLQGYHLVSLCTL